Part of the Fibrobacter sp. genome is shown below.
TTCCTTGCTTGGTTCGGTGTTTCCTTGATGACTGGCGTTATGAACAACATTGTGGAGAATATCGACCATCCCAAGGCAAATGTGGTTGGCGACTCCTCCATTTTGCTGAGACCTGCCGTTGTGCCTGAGGATACTATTCCCGCAGCCTTGCTCCCGGAAATGGCTTCTAAGGAATTTCGAATGGAACGTATTGAAAACGGCGTCTCCTTCACTGCCGCTCAGCCGGCCCTGTGGTCTGTCTTCGACCTTCATGGCAACCTGCTGATGAGTGCCAAGGGCAATTCCGTGAAGTTCGTTTCTGAAACCAAGGGCCTCTATGTGGTTCGTGCCAACTTTGCCGACGGTAGTTCGCTTGTTCGTAAAGTAAAGTTGCACTAGACTAGTTTTCTTGAAAGTTTTGAAAATCCGGCAGGAAACTGCCGGATTTTTGTTTTTTAACGAATTTATGCAAAAATGGGCCTTTTTGTAGCAGTTTTAAAATCTTTACATTAGAGCCGTAAATTACTATCTTTGCGCGCGAAAAACGCCGGGTTCCCCCGCGCAATACACAAGGAGAAAATCATGACCTTCGAAGAAAAGGCTCTCGCATACCACGCCAATGGTAAGCCGGGTAAGATTGAAGTCGTTCCCACCAAGCCCTATAGCACCCAGACCGACCTTGGTTTGGCCTACACTCCGGGCGTTGCTGTTCCCTGTTTGGAAATTGAAAAGAATCCGGAAGCCGCTTATGACTACACCGGCAAGGGCAACTTGGTTGCTGTTATTTCCAACGGTACTGCAGTTTTGGGCCTTGGCGACATTGGCGCCGTCAGCGGCAAGCCTGTGATGGAAGGTAAGGGCCTCCTGTTTAAGATTTACGCTGGTGTGGATGTTTTCGATATCGAAGTCAACGAAAAGGACCCGAAGAAGTTTATCGAAATCGTGAAGGGCATCGCTCCTACCTTCGGCGGCATCAACCTGGAAGACATCAAGGCTCCGGAATGCTTCGAAATCGAAGAAACCCTGAAGAAGGAATTGGACATCCCCGTGATGCACGATGACCAGCACGGTACCGCCATTATTTCCAGCGCTGCTTTGATCAACGCTCTGGATATCGCCGGCAAGGACATCGACAAGATTAAGCTGGTGGTGAACGGCGCAGGTGCTGCTGCTGTGGCTTGCACCAAGCTGTACCTCTCCTTGGGCGTCAAGAAGGAAAACGTGGTGATGCTGGATTCCAAGGGCGTCATCTACAAGGGCCGTGGCAAGCTTACCCCGGAAAAGGAATTCTTCGCCACCGAACGTACCGACGTGAAGACTCTGGAAGAAGCCATCAAGGGTGCAGACATGTTCCTTGGCCTTTCCAAGCCCAACATCCTCACCAAGGAAATGATCCAGTCCATGGCTGCAAATCCGATTGTGTTTGCTCTCGCAAACCCGACCCCGGAAGTTTCCTACGATGTTGCAACCTCCGCTCGTGAAGACGTAATCTTCGCCACCGGCCGTTCCGACTATCCCAACCAGGTGAACAACGTTATCGGCTTCCCCTACATTTTCCGCGGTGCTCTGGACGTTCGCGCAACTGCTATTAACGAACACATGAAGCACGCTGCAGTCCGCGCTATTGCAGCTCTCGCTCGCAAGCCGGTGCCCGATGTGGTGAACATTGCTTACAACTCCGAACGCTTCAGCTTCGGCCGTAAGTACATCATCCCCAAGCCGCTGGATCCGCGCCTCTTGACCGACGTTTCTATTGCTGTGGCCAAGGCTGCAATCGAAAGCGGTGTTGCCCGTAAGGAAATCAAGGACTGGGACGCTTACGCAGACAGCCTCCGCGATATGATGGGCTACGACAACAAGCTGATCCGTGAATACGAAAACATGGCTCGTAGTAACCCGAAGCGTGTGGTATTCACCGAAGGCCTTAGTGTCAACATGATCAAGGCCGCTATCCAGGCCAAGGACGAAGGCATTGCATTCCCGATCCTTTTGGGTAACCCGGATCGCATCAAGGAACTTGCCGCTCTCGAAAAGCTGGATGTTACCGGTATCGAAATTGTGAACCCCCGTTCTCCGGAAGAATACAAGCGTCGCATGAAGTTCGCTGAAATGTACGCTGCTGAAAACGGCCGTAACGGCGAAACCTTCGAAAAGGCTGCCTACGAAATGCCGGAACACAACCACTTCGGTATGATGATGGTGAAGACCGGCGACGCAGATGCTTTGATCTCTGGTTCCAACAGCTCCTTCGCAACCAACATTGGTCTTGCCAAGAAGATGATCGGCATCCGCGAAGACTACAAGCACTTCGGCGCTCTCCACATTCTCTCTACCAAGAAGGGAACTTTCTTCCTGGCAGACACCTTGGTGAACCGCGACCCGGATACCGAAACCCTCGTGGACATCGCCAAGCTCACTCACGACGCCGTGAAGTTCTTTGCTCACGAACCGGTGATGGCAATGCTTTCCTATGGTAACTTTGGTGCTGACAAAAATTCTTCTCTGGGTACCGCAGGTAGCGTCCGTGACGCCGTGAAGATCCTTCACGAACAGTATCCGGATTATGCCGTGGATGGCGAAATGCAGGTGAACGTGGCCTTGAACAAGGACCTTCGCGACAAGAAGTATCCGTTCAACACCATCAAGGGCCAGGACGTGAACACTCTCATCTTCCCGTGCCTCTCCTCTGCAAACACCACCTACAGAATGCTCCTGGAAATGGGCGTTGGCGAATCCATCGGTCCTGTACAGATGGGCTTGAAGAAGCCGATTCACTTCACCGACTCCGAAGCTTCTGTCCATGACATCTTCAACCTGACTGTTGCCGCCGTCATCGACGCAATTGTGCAAGAGAGAATTGACAAGGCTCGTCCGGTTAAGTAACTGGTGTGGCTCGTCTGCGATTTTGAATATCGCAGGCTTGAGCAGCAAGTGAACCAAAAAACATGAAGGGCTGTACCTCAGAAGGTACAGCTCTTTTTCTTTTTATTTCCGTATGCTTTGTCCGAGGGGGTTGACTAGCCTGGATGTTCGGTTTCGAGGTGTTGATTCTTTAAAGAATACACCGGAACCTCGGTGAATATTGACGATGAGTTTGGGTGCGTTTTTACCGGATGCTACAGCACTAGGCTTGATGGTGCTAGGGCCTGTTTCGTTGCCTGGGGCGGTGGAGGGGGCCAAACCTCCCACGGCAATTCCTTCGCACTTCATTTCCTTGTTGTCGTTGAAGTCCATGAACGTCACCTTGGTGCCGTCCTCTTTCCACAGGATAATGTTGTCCAGTTCCAGGGAGGCATCCACATCTACGCCTTGAACATTGATGCCGATGGCTACTACCTTGGAAATGTCTTCAAAATCCATGCCCGGTTCCGAGGAGCCATCAAAGGCGATCTTGATATTCTGCCATTCTCCGGTAAAATCATTGAAGTCTCCCAGATTTACCTGGTTCCATTTCCAATCTGCGGACATGTTGAATAGGGTTACTCCAGACCATGAACTGCTGGATCCCTTGAACTTGATGTCAAAGGACATGGCTGTATATTGGCTCCAGTCCTGGGCGGCAAAGCCGTAGCTAAGAGTTCCTGTTTCTGCGGTGTCGCTTTGGGCTTTGTAAATCACCTTCATTTCACGATCGCTATTATCCAAGCTCTTTTCTACAAGGGCGTCGATGGAGTTGCCTTCGAACTTGGGCAAACCATAAGCGGCACGCATGGCGTTCAGACTTTCGTAATCCAGGATGCCGCGGTTCTTGTTTCTGCGGATGATGGTCATGTTGCCGTTGCCTTCGTCACCGGTATCCCAGATGCAAGGGACAAATCCGTACTTCTTGGAAAGTTCCGCAATTCTGCCGTAGTAGTCGGCGCGAGACTTCAGATGCAATCGAAGGTCTTCGCCTTTCAATTCAAGACGCTTGATGACGCCGAATTCACCGATGACCATAGGAATGTCCTTGAAATCTTCTCCTAGCATGGCGAAGACGGAATCCACGTATTCGGGGCTGGCGTAGGCGCCTTTCTTAACATTGTGAGCGACATCTGTGGTGGAGTAGTTGCCTTCGCCCCAGTAACGCACGGTGTTGCCCCAGTCAGCATCCTGTTCCATCAAGGCGAACGTATAGGGATAGAAGTGGAATTCTCCCATCATGTAGTCGGTGCCGGCAGGGTCTGCGGGAAAGTTTCCCTTCAAGTAATTGTGAGCCTTGTTCTCGTCGGTGTCGGGTGCCTGCACGATGATGGTGCGTGTAGCGTTGTTACCGCCGGAACTGCGAACGGCCTTGATCATGGTCTCGTGATAGGCTTTCAGTGTGTTGGCGTTGTCCTGTTTCAGTCCGTCGCCACTTTCGCCGGGCTCGTTGGTGCTGGCGAACAGCAGATGTTCATCGTAATCCTTGAACTTGGCGGCAATCTGCTCCCAGTAGGATTTTTGGCGGGCATTGATCTTTTCGTCTACGGAAGTTCCGATATGGTCTTCCAGCCAGCCGTTATCCCAGTGGATGTTGAGGATGGCATACATGTCTCGCTTGACTACGTAATCTACCACGGTCTTTACGGAATCCTGCCAGGCGGCATTAATGGTGTTCTCGTCTCCGTCAGGAGTATAAAGTGTCCAGTTGGAATCTACGGCGATGGCGTTGGAATGGCTGTACCAGGCGCAGGGAATGCGGACCGTGTTGAAACCTGCGGCCTTGACGGAATCGATCAGCTCCTGGGTGGGAAAATCGTTTCCCCAGGCGGATGGGTTCATGGGAACTTCCAGCGTGTTTCCGATGTTGTAACCCATTCCCATTTTCGCGAAGACTTCTTTTGCTGTGGGAAGTGCATTGGCTGAACTAAATAGTAGGCCAATGCAGCAGGGAATGCTGAAAATTCTTTTGAAATTCATCGGAAGATCCTTTGTTTTTTGTCTTTCCATAAACTATTCTAAAAAAAGAAAAAACTTTTGGAAAATTTCAAAGAGCAATGTATTTCGATGTTTTTTTCGCAACAAAAAAGTCCCCGGCATTGTGCCGGGGGCTTTTTTTGACAGGAACACTCGGCCCTGTTATTCCCGCAGAGATAGCGCGGGTCCTACACCAAATTTTACTTCAGGATAACCTTCTGGGTCTGCATCTGGCTGCCCTGCTTGATGATGAGCATTGCGGGGCCGCGGTATGCTGCCTTCAGCTGAACGGTGTTGCTTCCCTTGCGGGTGGTGAAGTTCTGGCTTGCGATGACCTGGCCGAGACCGTTAACAAGCTTTGCGGTGGCAGAGACTGCTTCGGTTGCGGAGAAGGTTGCGTTTACAAAGCCCTGCTGAACGTTCACGAACATCTTGCTTGCGGAGGCGACAACCGGCTTGATGGCGGATGAGCCTGAATTCGGGGCGGTGGAGGTGACTCGGGTTGCGCTTGCGATACCATCGGTTTCTGCGCCCAGCTTCTTGTCGAAGTCTGCAAGAACAACGGCGGAACCGTCGGCCTTGATCAAACGGATGTTGTCGAAGTCAATCTTGCCCTTGAGCTGAGTTCCGTAGAGGTTGAAACCGAATGCGTTGACAGCTGCCTTGTTTTCGATGTCAAGACCGTCAGCATCCAATGTTACAGTGTAAGTTGCCCAGCCAGCATCGAGATCGCTTGCGGCAAAGTTGTAATCACTCCATGCCCAATCATCGCCGCTCATGGCGAACAGGCTCAAAGTCATCCAGGTGACATCGTCTACTGGACCTGTTGCTTCTACATCGATCTTTGCCTGGAAAGAAATTGCAGTGTAGTTGGACCAGTTCTTACTTGTGACATTGAAACGGAGTGTTCCCACTTCACTGGAGTCGCTGGTGACGGTGTTGTAGGTAACTTCGAGCATCTTGTTGCTTTCATCGAGGCTTGCATTTACCAGGGCGTCGATGGAATTGCCTTCGATAGCGGTCATGCCGTATGCGGCACGCATGGCGTTCAGGGTTTCGTAGTCGGTAATGTCGCCGACGTTACCGCCGAACTTCTTGGTCTGGCGACGGACGATGGTAAAGTTGCCGTTGCCTTCGTCACCGGTATCCCAAACGCAGGGAATGATGCCGCTTGCCTTTGCTACCTTGGCCACTTCGCCGTACCAGGCGGCACGACCTTCAAGATGAAGTTTCAGGTTTGCACCGGTAAGTGCGTCGAGACGCTTGACTGCACCCATTTCGCCGATTACAACAGGAATGCCCTTGTCGCAGAACATGGTCTTCAGTTCACCGAAGGCCTTGGCAATCTGCTTGGGAGTGCCCAGAGCCTGATCGTCGATAGACTTGGAATAAACGTTCCAGCCCATGTTATGAGTCTTGTCGGTGGAGCTGGGCATGTCGTAGTAGTAATAATACTGGGTGCCCCAGTCTTCATCAGCAGTCATCAGGGAGTACTGATACGGATAGTAGTGGACTTCCGCCATGATGTAGCCGGCGCCTG
Proteins encoded:
- a CDS encoding NADP-dependent malic enzyme, encoding MTFEEKALAYHANGKPGKIEVVPTKPYSTQTDLGLAYTPGVAVPCLEIEKNPEAAYDYTGKGNLVAVISNGTAVLGLGDIGAVSGKPVMEGKGLLFKIYAGVDVFDIEVNEKDPKKFIEIVKGIAPTFGGINLEDIKAPECFEIEETLKKELDIPVMHDDQHGTAIISSAALINALDIAGKDIDKIKLVVNGAGAAAVACTKLYLSLGVKKENVVMLDSKGVIYKGRGKLTPEKEFFATERTDVKTLEEAIKGADMFLGLSKPNILTKEMIQSMAANPIVFALANPTPEVSYDVATSAREDVIFATGRSDYPNQVNNVIGFPYIFRGALDVRATAINEHMKHAAVRAIAALARKPVPDVVNIAYNSERFSFGRKYIIPKPLDPRLLTDVSIAVAKAAIESGVARKEIKDWDAYADSLRDMMGYDNKLIREYENMARSNPKRVVFTEGLSVNMIKAAIQAKDEGIAFPILLGNPDRIKELAALEKLDVTGIEIVNPRSPEEYKRRMKFAEMYAAENGRNGETFEKAAYEMPEHNHFGMMMVKTGDADALISGSNSSFATNIGLAKKMIGIREDYKHFGALHILSTKKGTFFLADTLVNRDPDTETLVDIAKLTHDAVKFFAHEPVMAMLSYGNFGADKNSSLGTAGSVRDAVKILHEQYPDYAVDGEMQVNVALNKDLRDKKYPFNTIKGQDVNTLIFPCLSSANTTYRMLLEMGVGESIGPVQMGLKKPIHFTDSEASVHDIFNLTVAAVIDAIVQERIDKARPVK
- a CDS encoding glycoside hydrolase family 5 protein, whose protein sequence is MNFKRIFSIPCCIGLLFSSANALPTAKEVFAKMGMGYNIGNTLEVPMNPSAWGNDFPTQELIDSVKAAGFNTVRIPCAWYSHSNAIAVDSNWTLYTPDGDENTINAAWQDSVKTVVDYVVKRDMYAILNIHWDNGWLEDHIGTSVDEKINARQKSYWEQIAAKFKDYDEHLLFASTNEPGESGDGLKQDNANTLKAYHETMIKAVRSSGGNNATRTIIVQAPDTDENKAHNYLKGNFPADPAGTDYMMGEFHFYPYTFALMEQDADWGNTVRYWGEGNYSTTDVAHNVKKGAYASPEYVDSVFAMLGEDFKDIPMVIGEFGVIKRLELKGEDLRLHLKSRADYYGRIAELSKKYGFVPCIWDTGDEGNGNMTIIRRNKNRGILDYESLNAMRAAYGLPKFEGNSIDALVEKSLDNSDREMKVIYKAQSDTAETGTLSYGFAAQDWSQYTAMSFDIKFKGSSSSWSGVTLFNMSADWKWNQVNLGDFNDFTGEWQNIKIAFDGSSEPGMDFEDISKVVAIGINVQGVDVDASLELDNIILWKEDGTKVTFMDFNDNKEMKCEGIAVGGLAPSTAPGNETGPSTIKPSAVASGKNAPKLIVNIHRGSGVFFKESTPRNRTSRLVNPLGQSIRK
- a CDS encoding glycoside hydrolase family 5 protein, with the protein product MNFKNLFGLTCAFGLAATSAFALPKATDLVADMGLGYNIGNTMEVPGNPTAWGNDFPTAEYVKAIKAAGFNTVRIPCAWDSHASNGTINAGWLDSVKTVVDLVIGEGMYAMLNSHWDNGWLEDHVFDGMGYDKTGEVNSSAATVAAKQESYWKQIATKFAAYDEHLIFASANEPGVNDPWFEGGTDGGQWGFDENRMKVLKSFHEACIKSVRAAGGNNATRTIIVQAPRTEIDKAPLLSSNMPTDPAGAGYIMAEVHYYPYQYSLMTADEDWGTQYYYYYDMPSSTDKTHNMGWNVYSKSIDDQALGTPKQIAKAFGELKTMFCDKGIPVVIGEMGAVKRLDALTGANLKLHLEGRAAWYGEVAKVAKASGIIPCVWDTGDEGNGNFTIVRRQTKKFGGNVGDITDYETLNAMRAAYGMTAIEGNSIDALVNASLDESNKMLEVTYNTVTSDSSEVGTLRFNVTSKNWSNYTAISFQAKIDVEATGPVDDVTWMTLSLFAMSGDDWAWSDYNFAASDLDAGWATYTVTLDADGLDIENKAAVNAFGFNLYGTQLKGKIDFDNIRLIKADGSAVVLADFDKKLGAETDGIASATRVTSTAPNSGSSAIKPVVASASKMFVNVQQGFVNATFSATEAVSATAKLVNGLGQVIASQNFTTRKGSNTVQLKAAYRGPAMLIIKQGSQMQTQKVILK